DNA sequence from the Athene noctua unplaced genomic scaffold, bAthNoc1.hap1.1 HAP1_HAP1_scaffold_36, whole genome shotgun sequence genome:
ggtatgtctttgcacaCAGCCCcttacgcctccttttgtcttggtgaaagttccccagtcttgcaccatcaatctaaggttgtttagactccccatctcaccacatgctgaatctctacagagcccacatttacaaaagccagacctgactggagcccagtcccagggaggaaaGAGGGCCTTGCCCAACAGGGAACTCGGCACATTGCACCCGCAGAGaaagacactgcccctgcctgcaaagggtcccagcttttatccctaagtgggacacctgacctttgtttaattaatgcaggaagcctggggctcatttaccccatggctctgtctgccaggccggccccaccctggagggaatcCTAAAGGCAAACttaccccccctttgggaagggctgtgggaatcacccctatgtcaaccttaatttggggcttggggttgaaaccccagcatttcaaccctgccccagctccgttgcccttctctggccatgctcgagtcattcaatggcctttttgggctgaggggcccagaactgaacccactcatcacctcagttcataattaaatctctgtttaaaTTGACAACAAATGGAGTCACTTTCCCCCAAGTCAAGTCTTGCCTGCAAtgggaactgggaactgatctccctgtccttgtccccacccagcaggtttctcacccccattcttcctattttctcccccatcccgctggggtgggagaggccgtgagcgagcagctgggtggcagttgggtgatcagccacgggtaacccaccacagcaagaagatgcctcggctggtgggtgaggggagagcagggaaggggtttcacctccgcagtaacaattcttgtcacgctgcatcccgtcacagcccgataggcgtgagggaggggggctggaaacagggtgaatggccggatccagaaggccgtggccaagagcacaaagtgcccgtgggagcagggcaccagtggtgacccccaggggccagtcctgagtccagtcctgtttaactggtgggtttgccgatggcaatgggaagggatgggatgcagatgggaagctcgagggagctcgtgacttcaggctgtgactctgggagtgactatggacagagtctggggcagggggggctgtgggggttcttggggtctctgcttgacaaaatATCTGATTTCCTTTAATGTAAGCCAATCTGcactgtggaaagtggccttcagaagtggtaaaatggacttaatatgcagcagaggagtgtattttatttttgattgaaccatggcttctgctgatttagctttctggcaattaaacatccttctgtgtctgcgtgcagctgtgtgcaagtaccaagtacagcaggtgggagttggtgggaaggGTCTGAATAATGCAGCTTCAGATTGTCATAGAGAAAGCTCAGGTGTGAACAGAGGTGCTGTAATTctcagggggctgatgagagaaatgtggggttggaggcagggacaaagattgcccccagagtgtctgacatggagggtcttggcttccctccatgttcagcctctatcagcagatgctcaggaccaatatccagtggagtttgctgatgtcacttcatgggtgagcagaaatacaaggagcagtggaaagagaagaaattgtttcttattgccatgtaggactgaaagcttttccctttgcctgcacggctgaaacctctcacattccccccgtcagaagggaggaatgaagttctgccagagacttggcttgtcagggggatttgcgtgttcatgagccctctggtgccaagttcctgaactgcaggtgcagcagaggggttggagtggcctctagagaagggcaagtcagcagcaaagctccaaggctgtgagggtatcagtgatgcccagcgagggccatcactggagaggccgggcagggaatgaggagacaaggttcctgtccctggggctggggaagcaggaaggcagaggctctgctcacaggctgccaatccaatgttgaggggccctgaaaggccttgatgggtttcatccccaggagggtccagccctgagcccatcccctgggaacggggatcctttccctcctgggatgctcagggctcttcctggggcagggagaggcagggggtgatgccgaggcaggacagcggtcggatccccccaggctctgtggagggtggcgaggaggcagcaaagtgctgtgcctgtaggaactggtgtcctctcagggtcctcaggggaagcgacagcagccatagtcgagaggacaaggatttcagttctgttggggggtgccagcctcagccaagggcccatccccaccacaggctgtcccacactttcctctgcctcggcctgtttctctgcagattttcaccccacccctgctgccccacctcactctgaccccaggctgtcccagcacttactgatgactctctgtcctcactgtcttcaaacataaaactgtcattgtctgtgctctgacaagggttgtgagatccccagaacctgtgcagcaggtgatgaactgatcacacaccccatcccctgcccccctgcgccgctgcgagggaggagggagagaaatcaggagcaaagctgagcctggggagaaagcatgggagggagaaggggcttttacatgtggtaaaacctctcagtgtcccagtctggggtttaacttttgttgttagtgttggaattaaatggatgggttttttgttcccctaacctgtctgtcttttgctcatggccataaggggtgaatcatccctccctgtcccgatcttgatgtctgagctctttgttgtgttttttccttcccactccggagaggggaggggtcactgaaaggccgagctggccagggctgtgaagactggctgccatgaccctgaaatagcagggccccagttcaggaggggagggaggaagcagattggaagacaccagacgccagaatgcagaggagcagcctttggcctgttctgggcagtttccgtggggatctcatggtcagcagcgctgaagggaagcccagctcactgcaactggtctgcaagagcatcttcccagcttggcaatggtctgtagcaaaactcagtggaaactggaaagtgaggtcaagggcatgagaacaaaggtgttgtctgcttcaggaagagttaacaaagtagcagagagcatgtgggagctctgctccatgtagtaagggtctgtggagaaaggtctgagacactctgtcctcttctcctcagccttccccagcaaggtctgcccggcctttgtgcctcgaggcaggactctggagcagaacagtcagggggcggtgaaaactagatcagaggctacttgatgaacctcaacccttccagtccacaagcgcagaggggctgcatcccagggtgctgagagagcaggatgatgtcacagagaggccactccccatcatctctgaaaggttttggagactggggaaataacgggagtttattgatatcacatgatctgtaaccagaacagaagggaaatggaaaaagaataaatgatttcttactgttcctgagaactgaaacttgttcacgttgactgtgctcctgaaacctctgagatgaagcacctaagaagagaggagttaagggaagtgctgcccactgccttggcttgtcagggcattttgtctgttcctgagccctctagtgccaaattcctgaactgcagatcctgaaagaagaaccaacaaggctctggagcactaaaagtcagcagcaaacccccgtgtgtctgagggtattaccgtgccccaccgaggccatcgctgaagagactctggagggaaccaccagaagaggggaccacccctgggggcggggggagaaggaaatcagaggtgatggaaccaggcagaaaatgaacgtggaggtggctgtgaagggatcctagagtagagtgacagaagagtttgggctggaaaagacctttaaatgccatctaatccaagcccctgcaacgagcagggacaccttcaactagatcacgtggctcaaagccccgtccaaatcgaccttgaatgttcccagggacggggcctctaccaccgctctgggcagcctgttccagggtttctccagtgccactgtaaaagtgttcttccttttatctccctgaatctgccctcttttagtcgagaaccattacactgtgtcctttcacaaaagtctccccccatctcactttgaagccccctctcagcgctgaaaggcagcagcaaggtctccttggagccttctcttctccaggctgaagaatccctctgaatatttttgtggccctcctttggagccactccaagagttccatgtccctgccgtgctgagaacccgagctggacgcagcactccgggggctctcagcacagcagagcggcaccatcccctccctcgagctgccgccacacttcatttgatgcagtccaggacacggttggcttcctgggctcggagtgcacattgtcatctcagggtcaacttttcctgcaccagcacccccaagtccttttctgcaggactgctcccagcaccttcatcctccagcctgtgctgatgctgggatttgccttgacccagatgcaggaccttgcacttggccttgttgcatttcaggaggttcgaaaggccccacgtaggacctgccaagtaaccctgactcaatgacttcagtgggacacaaaagctacagaggatatctctacagttacatctgctccctccatggtcacggggagtgtgggtgctctcccggtcatcatcaagggaagagctgtggtggaaggaaaggcaccgtcacccatcctggaggggacctcgggaggtctgtaggccaagcacaagccctgtcagtggagacaggagaaacgaggtttgggctgtttgtgtgcggggctgtgggagtgggaacccttggcctctccagacacgtgtccaggagtgatctctgcaggagctgatctcagactctccacctgtccaggagctgcccggggatccctcatccctccaggacctgccctccaccaccacaaaggtctctctccagcacagtcacggaaccactgaggctggcaggcagccagctcccaccttctctctgctgcctcttcctgcttcattgttaccaggaccttctccctcacctgtaccagtctcctcccaggctgcttgacttcctgcatttctgggtgGACTGGAGCTCAGAGAGGAGACTGAGTCGCGGAAAAAAGACTCCATAACTTgagtagagttacacagcagggatgtttactgcgGTGCCGgcgtgcaaggggatctctccacaaagcttgctcacccaccgcacattttaccaaaaacgtATCGAGTGtggatttccatattcattgggttccatcacacaaacatcatgtgcaggagtgaggctgggttagctctagaggctgctgtcagcacttgatgtcatctttgcacctgcccattgcctcctgggggcgtctccggggggctttgggaggaaggctcggagtctttctcaccctgtttttccccggagcatgcgcagattctcttggccaatttcttgaataacaagagtgtttttcagacagtttactttctaaACTAAGAGAACCCATAATTcttctaccatttgtatatggctatcttcactcattagcaaaattccaactagatagagccacctgttactcaaggagaaaagtataatattttgctgaacattgtaatcctttaGAGATTTtctcagtgaactgctttgtgttgatgaacacagcagtccttgatAAAATTGCACAGGACAGtccgggcaagcaggattcttagcaatgttttttaaaaatattataactTGCtctaagtaagtaaataagttgctaaagAGCTTTCTATAAGCATATAATTAAATAAATCtcaaacaagcaatcatttctcagCATCAAGACCCGTGACCATCAACAGCTCTccactcttctcttcagtgcagcatcccacgggattcttccaaacaggttcctcagcaggccagagcccgctctcatgaagcctgttcttcagctctcagctgactcctcctccatcccccggcagagctccatgccttcctgctgctctctcccataaagggtaacttcccctccgggtccagccccatggccttatcagtagcaaagccccaggaccccacagtttctctaggagggagcatttgtagtgccctgcaactcctcatgctcttcccttgtgaaagACACCCCAATCGAGATGAGCCAAATGCCCACAACTATTAAAAGGTGACCAATTGGAGCTTCAGTCCgtggggaccttgagaaactctgggattgggaaaatggaagtaaattgaagctttacaaggaaaagtggccaatcctggatcagcagggagcagggggtggatagtcccatagctgagggcaggctgggacctgccgggctgagcagcggctctgaggagaagggcctgggcactgtgagggattccctacgagccaggagaggatggacacgatgaacaagggcagctgcctgcggggctgcATAGGGAGGAGCGTGGGacacccagacaccctgggttaccatccccctccactcagcactggtgtggccccacacacgtgggtgagtcccagggagtgggtccccattctggagaagtgggggggacctggagagtgttgagtgaagctctgccaagaTGGGGTTTGGGACCCAGTGCCaattcttcttcagcccaggcagcacccacctggctatgagaacacgatgggagaccatgtcacaggccttgcacaatcccatgtgcacaacacgccctgctttccccggtctgttgtgggtcagcaatcccttccttggccttcagctacctggacacggctgaaggaggacgtagcctacgaccttcccagggatggagggaagctgacaagcctataactctcccctataattctcccagttctcattcctgcccttcttggagatgggtttgccctcggccttctccatggaccccagaacctctctgattgctctggcccttctgagggctcagcccagaatcaccggcgagggtgacggagccaacaggagcacttgccatgagcctgtccaaggcagcggagatgagtctcactgggagagtgggggttgttcctgggtcacacacacaagtgtccgggctctgtcaggtgcccacatctcagctggccccatgccctcaccttacacacagggggttcagagacacgagtccttcccttgcacacgcagaggcagtgcattgccggagtcgtcgtgtctctctgggctcctgctgccacggccagaggctgggaggcccctcagccctgtgctgatcaccctgctctgcactcgtgggagatgccccacggcatgaggaatggactcggggacctcggttcaaggaaacacctcccagggctgcagccagggggttgtccaggggacgttactgtcaatgtgaagtgacctcatgaccctgtttgtgccacacaccttcacagcacccccaggaatagctgatggcagttgtgctctctcacctcacacacatgatgtgcatgtttacatctcctccataaaatgcaaacatgaacttctgacctactcacttggtgtccctctgtggagggacaaagaccctctatGATCTAGGgtgagaggccagtgctgcaacTGGTGGTTCTGAGGGGCTACAGCATCATGTTTGCCCTGGgtcaatgtcatggtttgaacccatcCAGCATCTGGGCCCAACACAGTCACACACTCACTCCGCTGGGTGCAATGGGGGAGCgaatcagaagtgtaaaagggagaaaacttgcaggttgagataaaggcagtttaataggtacagaaaaaaacacacaggtAAGCAAAGGGAAACATGGAATTCCTTCACTTCTTCCCATTTCCAGGCAGagcttcagccatctccaggacatcagggctccatctcacataacagtgacgtgggaagacgagctccataactctgaatgtccccatgttcgtccttctcccccagctttatataacggagcatgatgtcataaggtacaaaataccccgttggtcagtcggggtcagctgtcccagccgtgtcccctcccagctccttgtgcacccccagctgctcgctggtggggtggggtgaggagcaggaatgtccctgaccctgtgtaagccctgctcagcaataacgaaatcagccctgcgttaccagcactgttcatggcacaaaccaaaccccagccccatagcagctcccagcaagaaaaggaactctctcccagccagagcagcacaggcagctgccccagtgtgtccagtgagcgcagacacagagcagagcctgctccttcaggtctctcccaggaggcctggctgtgcgaggacactgctgccagcccccaccctgcaaatcacactgttcacctcttcgctggggttttcctctgcaggccacttccttgggcgtgttcttgagatcaggtttgggagaagagctcagccttcaggcactgccctgagcagatcctctttcatgagggaaccgctcttcgggaggccggctctgtcacacaagtgcccagtgcctgtccctgcctgcggtcacagggctgtcacacagcaggagtgtgaccaagctgcccgagccctcaggcctcacaccaaaccgaagggatcagaaagagagtgtggaagggaagagagaacatctctggaggaccaagtgctccctggcagggctgccatgctgggactctcttcccctccacctctgcacacaGGATTTTTCGTGCAGGTCCTTAAAATCTTACAggaaaaatctcagaagaaaaaaaagtcagtgcatgccctttgtttttttaaaacacgcACAGATCATGGCTCCTCATTTATCCAGCCACTcgatcagaaaagaaaagcaggcaGTGAATTAGAAGGGGAGTGGAAACCTCTTTCTAAGTATAATACAACCATCAACTACAGAAAATGTACATGATATCCTGGGCCTGTACAAAGTTaaacctctgcagcagcagatgagcagtttcttccttaaaaataatatctagttatcagtttcctcagggcatccttTATCTCccggttcctcatgctgtagatgagggggttcactgctggaggcaccaccgagtacagaaatgacaccgccaggtccagggatggggaggagagggagggcggcttcaggtcgGCAAACATGCCAGTACtgacaaagagggagaccacggccaggtgagggaggcacgtggaaaaggctttgtgccgtccctgctcagaggggatcctcagcacggccctgaagatctgcacataggacaccacaatgaacacaaaacacccaaaagccaaacaggcactgaccatgataagcccaacttccctgaggtaggagtgtgagcaggagagcttgaggatgtgggggatttcacagaagaactggtccagggtgttgccctggcagagaggcagtgaaaatgtgttggccgtgtgcaggagagaattgaggaacccagtgccccaggcagctgctgccatgtggacacaagctctgctgcccaggagggtcccgtagtgcaggggtttgcagatggcaacgtagcggtcgtaggacatgatggtgaccAGACAAAGCTCTTCTGAgatcaagaagagaaagaaaaagagctgtgcagcacaccctAAGTAGGAGTGTCATGTCCCGCTCCGATgtgggggacaagtgactcagattcgcaaatccccaattggagcggacaagaagtctccaagttcaagtatttattaactacctacaatgcactaattgaacacatgataattggctaagtacagagaagttgtggcgagcaatataatatgctttgcatttcttaatagaaaaggaaaagagggagacagagggactggggggatacagatcaccggtctgggttcctgcgctgatcccgctggcgagggttccaggaggcggccgtcttcttcgctggcattcgtcttcttcccttcactgctttctccagacggggggggggggggggggggggggggggcagggagaggggcagagagagagagagccctttcttctcccctttgatttatacccatttccttgggtccgtcccctaggtcgacccacatagctatgtatcccatgtacagggaggggtcatgtgttccatgggatgatgtaattagcatggtcatgtcagccctcattagcatattgtgGGcattaactttaatatgcattttgtggataatgaagcaaagttcactcaccggacacatggcccttgcaatgtgcccaggtgccccagggcagagccgtcctgtctccacagggctctctcccccagctacatcgggcagcgttatcagcttgggcctccacagaacgcaccctgggactcagagttttatCTTGCGAGTGTTTggggcatttcttcaatcagcctcaacttttgctttcccaggttgtttgtcttagtttctcacaggcctggtttctcgtctctcacaccctgaccgttcccaactcccccagatccctcagcgctggctcagcccgactcttcaacccccccaaggatcccggggactcccccctgccctgggcagcccattccaacgcccaacagccccttctgcacagaaatccttcctcagagccagcctgaccctgccctgggcagcttgaggccattccctcggggcctggcgctggggccttggctccagagactcatcccccctctctgccccctcctggcagggagttgcagagggccaggaggtctcccctcagcctcctcttctccagactgaagccccccagttcccccagccgctccccagcagacctgtgctccagaccctgccccagctccgttgcccttctctggccacgctcgagtctttcaatggcctttttggggtgaggggctaaGAACTGAACCcaagaatcaaggggcggcctcaccacttagtgaaactccccgagttgggctcagcccatggctccagcctggccaggtctctctgcagcctccccaccctcgagagatcaacacccccacccaactgggtgtcatctgcaaactgactgagggggcactcgatcccctcgtccagagcatcaataaagttgttaaactggatcgagtggatctggactggcagcataaaggtgaatttctggctcgctgggcccttgactcctcaggccagcagggctgagatggaacatcgagacgggctcgtgactgaggaGTGGACACCATGAATGTGCTACTATCAAGCAACCCgtcggttaaagcccctttggtacagaggatgatggtaaaatataaatatagggaggcctggcaggtggattatatcccactcccacaaactcggcacgacaaagcccccgtagtgctccctgggattatgttggggaagaccgtcggggttactcctccatggggtaaagttaaacccgtgcgtgggcttacttttgcccaaggcccggggtgcacttggtgggggagcccgaaggatggagagggccgatgtgtgcctcgatggagctggttttaggtgagaacagccaaagaaccgcagtgtcacatacccctggtattgcccacagtgccttgcagcatccccgggccacagccaaagcctcctgctcgcaccgagtgagccgactccgcctcattcctcagattccggacagatggaacccgaagttacggactaaatgacctcagcaaacattgtggaaggacggagcagagaccgagggaacgatacctgattggaatttgg
Encoded proteins:
- the LOC141974227 gene encoding olfactory receptor 14J1-like — encoded protein: MSYDRYVAICKPLHYGTLLGSRACVHMAAAAWGTGFLNSLLHTANTFSLPLCQGNTLDQFFCEIPHILKLSCSHSYLREVGLIMVSACLAFGCFVFIVVSYVQIFRAVLRIPSEQGRHKAFSTCLPHLAVVSLFVSTGMFADLKPPSLSSPSLDLAVSFLYSVVPPAEGQQRPAMAKDGNTMEANNCQKRSKKTNDGKQWPIKDSKGQQKPTKANKGQQWPTMASKVQGLPIKAKKGQQWSTMASNGQQWPAMVNNGQQWSTMDNKGQQ